Below is a window of Tolypothrix bouteillei VB521301 DNA.
GTACGCGCATTGTGGACGATGCCAAGCAAAATCTCAATCAAATTCTAGAAATTTCTCGGCAAATCGATTTGTTAGTGCGATCGATTTCTGAAGCCACAGCCTCCCAGGTGGAAACATCACAAGTCGTAAGTCAATTGATGAAAGCAATTGCAGCAACTTCTCAACGCACGAGTGATTCTTCACGTCAGGTTTCCAATTCTTTTGCCCAAACTCTACAGATTGCTGAAGAGTTACAGCAGGTTGTTGGGACATTTCAGGTGAAGTGATACGATTTTAGATGCGTGGATTAACAAATCAACTATATGTTAACGCAATCTAAAATCTCTCCTAGTATAAATGCAAGTGCTGGACATCGCCGTTCACAATGGAATTTGATGCGAGTGCTTCGGAAGAGAACAAGTGAACGAAGATGAGTTTGTCAAGCAGATTCAATACGTGCAGAAACGCATGACTGAACTGCAAAAGAATGCCAGCAAATTACCTTTACACCAACAAAGTCGATTGACAAAAGCTCTTGAGAACTTGAGCTATGCCATGAGGGACTTGCAAGTCGCAGAAGAGACCATACGGCTTTTACTGTCTGCAGTACAACAATCTAAAGATTCTATTATTATTACCACAGCAAAACTTGACCCCCCAGGGCCTGAAATTGTCTTTGTCAATCCAGCTTTTAGTCAAATGACTGGTTACGAGATTGAAGAAGTATTGGGTAAAACTCCACGTTTGTTGCAAGGTCCTAAAACCGATCGCTCTGTCCTGGATGACTTGCGGAAACATCTGTCTGAGGCGATACCTTTTCATGGTGAGGCAATTAACTACCACAAAGATGGTACGGAATATTATGTGGAATGGAATATTAGCCCGATTTGTAATGTCAATCAAACCATAACACACTTCATTGCCATTCAACGTGACATTACTGCCCGCAAACGCATGGAGGAAGAACGCGAGTCTCTGCTCTCCCGAGAGCAGGCAAACCGCGCAGAAGCAGAAGCAGCAAACCGAATTAAAGATGAGTTTTTGGCTATGCTCTCCCACGAACTCAGAACTCCTCTGACGCCAATTCTGGGTTGGTCAAGGCTGTTGCAAACCAATAAGTTACCGGAAGCAAAACTACAACAGGCAATGGCGTCAATTGAGGAGCACGCGAAACGTCAGGCAAAATTAATTGACGATCTGCTTGACCTTTCACGAATTGTGCGGGGCAAATTAACACTTAATTTAACTTCAGTGACATTGATCGTGCCGCTTGCTGCTGCTCTTGAAACAGTTCGTCTGGCTGCTGAAGCAAAATCAATTCGTATCAAAACAGTACTTGAATCGACTGTAGAACCAGTTATGGGTGATGCAGATAGATTGCAACAAGTTTTTTGGAACTTGCTTTCAAATGCCATCAAATTTACTTCAGAAGGCGGCTCTATTATTGTAGAACTACAACGAGTGAACCGCTACGCTCATATTACAGTCAGTGACACGGGACAAGGTATCCATCCCGACTTCTTACCCTTTGTGTTTGACCGTTTCCGCCAAGAAGATAGTTCTATCACTCGTCAATTTGGAGGTTTAGGTTTGGGGCTGGCTATTTCCCGGCAATTAGTAGAAGCTCATGGCGGAACAATTGTGGTGGAAAGTCTTGGTGTTGGAAAGGGTACAACCTTTACAATCAAGCTACCACTGATAAAAGCTCCCCAACAGACACACTCAAACCCCAAAAAACCTCCGCTATTTTTGGATTTGAGCAATATAAAAGTTTTAGTGGTAGAGGATGATGCTGGTACGCGAGAATTTATCACCTTCGCGCTTGAACAGTATGGAGCTAATGTCAACGCCGTGGGATCTGCCACTGAGGCGCTAGAAGTATTGGCACAATCAAAGCCAAATATATTGATAATCGATATTGGGATGTCAAAAGTAGATGGTTACACTCTGCTGCGTCAGATTAGATCGATGTCGCAAGAGCAAGGAGGGCAAATTCCGGCGATCGCTCTTACGGCGTATGTAGGAGAAAACAATCGGCAACAAGCCCTTGCAGCTGGTTTTCAAATGCATGTTCCCAAGCCAGTTGAGCCTGCTGAAATAGCTGTAGTTATTGACCAATTATTGGGCAAAAAGCAATGATCTGAGTTAACTTCACTTTCTAGCATGAGCGAATGCTGCTATTGCATTTGGTGAACCAACATATCGCCAATGCCAAGGCTCAAAACTCACACCTTGGGAATTATTGCGCTTAAAAGACAATTCAAATCCAAACTCTCGAGCATGACGAGTCAACCAACGATAGGCATTTGTCTTTTCAAATTCCAAGGTGACATCTTGCTTTGGGGCTCTACCATCTGCTAAATCCACAGCAAAACCAGTATGATGTTCGCTAAATCCTGCAGGTGCGCTGATTTTTGCTGCTGCTTCTACGGAACCGCGACGCTTCACTTGGTCTTGAAACAATTTTTGTTGCTGTTCTATGGTACGAAAACCGGAAACAGGTACTATCCAAACACCTTCTTCTCTTGCAGAATACATCATTCGCATTAGTGCTTGTCCTGCTTCAATATTTAACAACTCAAAGCGTTGGTCATCACCCGTTGCGTAACTACTGACAATCATCAATTCGCTAGGATTGGCTTGTGCATAAGAAAAATGTCCATATGCTATTTGATTTTCTACCGGTTGTTTCTGGAATGAAGCGGGATTGGCTGCAATTTCTACTGGTTGGGAAGAGACAATAACAGAAGACGCTTCTGTTGGATGGGAGGTTGGGACGACGGAAACAATCTTTGGTGGAGAGGAGGGTCTTCCTCCAACATTCGTTGGGTTTGGTGCAGAAAATTTTAGCGCCAATGCTGCACTCAAAATAATACCAAATGAAACTGTCATTGCAATAATTAAAATTCGTGCAATATGGGGTATTTTTTTTAAAAAATTCATATATTTTTGAATTTTGGATAGACGAAGGTTTTATTGGATTTAATTTTACTTAACTCTTTATATGACTCCCTCGAGCACTATAAGCCCACTCATCTTCTTGTTTTTATTCTTCGTGTCCTTTGTACCTTTGCAGTTTATTTAGATACTTAATCTTCAGACAAAAGGCATTTATTCAATCAATGTAATTGCTGGCATTGTATGCGGTAGCGCTACTACGGACTTTTTTATCTAAAGATTGGGTTTAAAGAAATAGTATAAATCCCCCTATTTGAAAATAGAGAGATTTATCGGTCAACCGTCACCGATCGCTATTAATAATTTCAGTTGAAGCTATCTTCCAACGGTCATCGGCAAATTCTAGATTATAACGAACTGTTCTTGTTTTATAATCAGTTTCTTTTGGCAAAATGTTACCATTTCTATCTAAAAGTGTACGGTCTTCCGTCACTTTAACCTGGATAATAGCGCGATCGCCATTCACAGAAAACTCATCTACACTATCTATAGTTTGTACTCTGTACCTGTAGGAATGACCGTCTTTCTTCAAGGAGTTTATAGAACCTTCCTCTCCTGCGGTACTCTCATACTGGCTACCTGTTGTTAGCTCAGCCGCAGGTTGGGGATCGTAAGGAGGTGCAAACATCACTCGTTTGGCTAGCAACCACTTATTAATCAAATCTCTTGCTTCACTTTCTGCAAAAGCAGGTGGAGAAGTTGCATTACCCTGTTGCGATTGCTGAGAATCAGAGTCTGGTGGTGTCGAAGAATTATTTGATTGTGTCGTGCTAGGTTCTTGTCCCCTATTAGAGTTTGAACTAGATTTTGAAGTAGAACCCGACCGGACGACAGTTGTTCCCTCTAAGGGGGCGGGTGTTTGTCCTTTCAAAAACCAAAAACCACCTACAACACACGCCCCAACTAAGACACCGATAGCAATACCCTGTTGCCAAGGTGCTATACCGTTATGACTTGTCACAGATGCAGTTGTTGCTGGTGATTGGTAAGAGACAACAGGAGGTTGTCCAACTGGGATAGTTGGTTGTGGTGCTGGTATTGATGGAGGGGATGGAGTGACTGGAGGAGAGTTTAGGGGCACTGTAGGAGCGACATAAACTGGTACTGTAGGTGCAACGGGAATAGCAGGAGTTTGCAATGCCACAAGCATTTGTTGGACACTCGAATAACGCTCGCTAGGTGTTCTTCTAATTGCTCTATCCAACACATCTGCAAAACCAGGGCTAATATAAGGAGCAAAATCCCGCCAGAGAGTTTCACCTGTGATGTTATCGCATGCAAGCTGTTGTGGCATTCTACCTGTAAGCAAATAAATTGCCGTTAAGCCCAAACTATAAATATCACTAGCAAAAACCGGTCTTCCTATAGATTGTTCCGTGGGCATAAATCCCGGAGTTCCAATAACAATTGATGGGTTGGCGTTTCCTGAAGCCATTTCTGTTTGCATTGTCAGTTTCACCGCACCAAAATCAATTAAGACTGGTTTGCCGTCTGAAAAGCGCAAAATAATATTATCTGGCTTGATATCTCGATGCACGATGCGCTTGCTGTGAACAAAATCTAGAATCGGCAAAATATTGATTAATATATCCTTGACTTCACTTTCATTCAGCACACCTTGCTGATACACCTTTTGGGTCAAGGTTTGACCTTCAATATACTCTTGAACTAAATAAAATTGCCCGTTTTCAGAGAAATATGCATACAATCGGGGAATGCGATCGCTTCGATCTCCGAGTTCTTCTAAAATCGCTGCTTCTTGCTGAAATCGTTGCTGTACGAGTTGATAAACTTGGAGGTTATCAGCAACAGGCTTAAGTTGCTTAATCACACAGCGACGACTTGAGGGCATTTGGGTGTCCTCTGCTAAAAACGTTTCCCCAAATCCTCCACTTCCTAATACTCTCAGTACCTTATAACGATTATTTAATAGTGCTGGTGTTATCATTCCTCACCCTTTCAGCTTGATACATACAGGAAATAAAGTAAAAAATATACTCAGCATGATTAATGAGCCTACCCAAAATGAGTGGTATCTAAATTTACTCTTTTTTTGGACAAAGTGGTAGATGTTTGCTAATTCTTAACAGCTTTAGATACTGAAATTTTATAAATGCTATAGATTCCCAACCTCCTTAAAGAAGCTAGTACAACATGGCGTAAATAAGGTAACCCTTAGTAACAGACAAAAAGCTTAAAATAAAAGCTTTTGTGCCTTCTGCCCTCTGACGAGCGTACTTCTGCCTTTATGTACTAGGGATTTTTACGCAATACCAATGCTTTCTATTATGAGCTAGCTCATAGAAGTCAGAAAAAATGCTTTCTATGATGGTAATAACAAAAAATAATTCAGTCAAAACAACACAAGAAATGACTGAAACACTTTAAAATTTAGGAGTTATTTATGGTCAGCCAAAAAACAATAGAAATTGTTAAATTGACAGCCCCTATACTTAAAAAGCAAGGTTTGCAAATCACAACTAGGATGTATCAAATCATGTTTCAAAAGCATCCAGAAGTGAGAGAAAAGTTTAATATGTCGGCGCAAGAAGATGGCTCTCAACCAGTAAAATTAGCACAAGCAGTTTATGGTTATGCTCTTCAAATTGACAATCTAGCTGCTTTAGGATCGATGGTTGAGAGGATTGCCCATCGTCATGTAGAAGCTCAGGTATTAGCAGAAGAATACCCTATTGTAGGAAAGTGTTTGTTGCAAGCAATAAAGGATGTGTTGGGAGAAGAAGGAGCTACGGAAGAAGTCATCGCAGCATGGACAGAAGCATATGAGGCCTTATCAAAAGTCTTTATTAACAGAGAGCACGAGATTTATGAAGAGGACGCCATTCAGCCAAAATTAGCAGTTTAGCCTCAGAAAGAAAAAGGTTCAACAACAAGTTTCTCAACCAAAATTGACAATGACTCTCTTCCCATCAGAAAGGATGTCTGATAATGATTGGTGAAAAATTTTCAGCACTGTAAGATGGGTATTCCAAATGTGTAAATTGCCCTCACTCTTCTAGAGTGAGGCTATACAACCAAAGCCCGCCTCTACAAACTACAATAAGTCCGTATAGCCGAATTTCGTTTGTATAGTCGTGAATTCTACTTGCCAGAAATTTTGACAAAATTAGCTAATATCCTACGTAT
It encodes the following:
- a CDS encoding protein kinase domain-containing protein — its product is MITPALLNNRYKVLRVLGSGGFGETFLAEDTQMPSSRRCVIKQLKPVADNLQVYQLVQQRFQQEAAILEELGDRSDRIPRLYAYFSENGQFYLVQEYIEGQTLTQKVYQQGVLNESEVKDILINILPILDFVHSKRIVHRDIKPDNIILRFSDGKPVLIDFGAVKLTMQTEMASGNANPSIVIGTPGFMPTEQSIGRPVFASDIYSLGLTAIYLLTGRMPQQLACDNITGETLWRDFAPYISPGFADVLDRAIRRTPSERYSSVQQMLVALQTPAIPVAPTVPVYVAPTVPLNSPPVTPSPPSIPAPQPTIPVGQPPVVSYQSPATTASVTSHNGIAPWQQGIAIGVLVGACVVGGFWFLKGQTPAPLEGTTVVRSGSTSKSSSNSNRGQEPSTTQSNNSSTPPDSDSQQSQQGNATSPPAFAESEARDLINKWLLAKRVMFAPPYDPQPAAELTTGSQYESTAGEEGSINSLKKDGHSYRYRVQTIDSVDEFSVNGDRAIIQVKVTEDRTLLDRNGNILPKETDYKTRTVRYNLEFADDRWKIASTEIINSDR
- a CDS encoding globin domain-containing protein; this encodes MVSQKTIEIVKLTAPILKKQGLQITTRMYQIMFQKHPEVREKFNMSAQEDGSQPVKLAQAVYGYALQIDNLAALGSMVERIAHRHVEAQVLAEEYPIVGKCLLQAIKDVLGEEGATEEVIAAWTEAYEALSKVFINREHEIYEEDAIQPKLAV
- a CDS encoding ATP-binding protein, translating into MNEDEFVKQIQYVQKRMTELQKNASKLPLHQQSRLTKALENLSYAMRDLQVAEETIRLLLSAVQQSKDSIIITTAKLDPPGPEIVFVNPAFSQMTGYEIEEVLGKTPRLLQGPKTDRSVLDDLRKHLSEAIPFHGEAINYHKDGTEYYVEWNISPICNVNQTITHFIAIQRDITARKRMEEERESLLSREQANRAEAEAANRIKDEFLAMLSHELRTPLTPILGWSRLLQTNKLPEAKLQQAMASIEEHAKRQAKLIDDLLDLSRIVRGKLTLNLTSVTLIVPLAAALETVRLAAEAKSIRIKTVLESTVEPVMGDADRLQQVFWNLLSNAIKFTSEGGSIIVELQRVNRYAHITVSDTGQGIHPDFLPFVFDRFRQEDSSITRQFGGLGLGLAISRQLVEAHGGTIVVESLGVGKGTTFTIKLPLIKAPQQTHSNPKKPPLFLDLSNIKVLVVEDDAGTREFITFALEQYGANVNAVGSATEALEVLAQSKPNILIIDIGMSKVDGYTLLRQIRSMSQEQGGQIPAIALTAYVGENNRQQALAAGFQMHVPKPVEPAEIAVVIDQLLGKKQ
- a CDS encoding M15 family metallopeptidase — translated: MTVSFGIILSAALALKFSAPNPTNVGGRPSSPPKIVSVVPTSHPTEASSVIVSSQPVEIAANPASFQKQPVENQIAYGHFSYAQANPSELMIVSSYATGDDQRFELLNIEAGQALMRMMYSAREEGVWIVPVSGFRTIEQQQKLFQDQVKRRGSVEAAAKISAPAGFSEHHTGFAVDLADGRAPKQDVTLEFEKTNAYRWLTRHAREFGFELSFKRNNSQGVSFEPWHWRYVGSPNAIAAFAHARK